One window from the genome of Eucalyptus grandis isolate ANBG69807.140 chromosome 7, ASM1654582v1, whole genome shotgun sequence encodes:
- the LOC104452845 gene encoding protein EXORDIUM-like 2 produces MASHSLELSLFFFLFILLSSSISSSTAALVQQQPLVLKYHNGALLKGNITVDLVWYGRFTPTQRSVIVDFIRSLGYARSPPPSAASWWRTTEKYKGGGSNLIVGRQALHEAYTLGKSLKNRHLRALAGKFNAAPGSITVVLTAADVAVEGFCMRCGTHGSARPGSTFVWVGNSETQCPGQCAWPFHQPMYGPQTPPLVAPSGDVGADGMVINLATLLAGAVTNPFGSGYFQGPADAPLEAVSACTGIYGSGAYPGYPGQLLVDKATGASYNAHGLGGRKFLLPAMWDPETSACKTLV; encoded by the coding sequence ATGGCTTCTCACTCTCTagagctctctctcttcttcttcctcttcatcctctTGTCCAGCTCCATTTCCTCCTCCACCGCTGCCCTGGTCCAGCAACAACCCCTCGTCCTCAAGTACCACAACGGAGCTCTTCTCAAGGGCAACATCACCGTCGACCTCGTGTGGTACGGTCGCTTCACTCCCACCCAGCGCTCCGTCATCGTCGACTTCATCCGCTCCCTCGGCTACGCCCGCTCCCCTCCCCCCTCCGCTGCCTCCTGGTGGCGCACCACCGAGAAGTACAAGGGCGGCGGCTCCAACCTCATCGTCGGGAGGCAGGCCCTCCACGAGGCGTACACCCTCGGGAagtccctcaagaaccgccacCTCCGCGCCCTCGCCGGCAAGTTCAACGCGGCCCCCGGCTCCATCACCGTCGTCCTCACGGCGGCGGACGTCGCCGTGGAGGGGTTCTGCATGCGGTGCGGGACGCACGGGTCGGCTCGGCCCGGGTCCACGTTCGTGTGGGTCGGGAACTCGGAGACGCAGTGCCCGGGGCAGTGCGCGTGGCCGTTCCACCAGCCCATGTACGGCCCGCAGACTCCGCCGCTGGTGGCGCCGAGCGGCGACGTCGGGGCCGACGGCATGGTGATCAACCTGGCGACGCTCCTCGCCGGCGCCGTCACGAACCCGTTCGGGAGCGGGTACTTCCAGGGCCCGGCGGACGCGCCGCTGGAGGCGGTGTCGGCGTGCACGGGGATATACGGGTCGGGCGCGTACCCGGGCTACCCGGGCCAGCTCCTGGTGGACAAGGCGACGGGGGCGAGCTACAACGCCCACGGGCTCGGTGGCCGGAAGTTCCTGTTGCCGGCGATGTGGGACCCGGAGACATCCGCCTGCAAGACCCTCGTGTGA